GCCTGCGCCGCTTCCGCGTGGCGGATGACTTCCCGAGCCACCTCTATTTGAAGCTCACGAAGCTCGGCCTGAAGCTTGATCTGGCGGGCGGCATGCTTTTCCCGGAACGCGAAATCAAGACGGCCGCCGAAGCCGCCGCCGTGCGCGAGGGCAACCGGTTGTGCTCCGTCGGTTTCACCGCCGCGGAAAAAATCCTGCGTGCCGCCCGGATCAAGGGCCGCACCCTGGTCCATCGCGGCTCGGTGCTGACCTCGGAAAACCTGCGCTTCGCCCTCGAGACCGCCATCCGCGAGCAGGGCGGCGACCCGCGCGACACCATCGTCGCCGGCGGCGACCAGGCCTGCGACCCGCACGAGCGCGGCTCGGGCCCGCTGCGTCCGCACGAACTCATCATCATCGACGTGTTCCCTCGCGTGCTGAAAACCGGCTACTACGGCGACATGACCCGCACCTATCTCAAGGGTCGTCCGCGGGAAGTGCAGCGCCGCCTGGTCGCCACCGTGCGCGACGCCCAGAAACGCGCGCTCAACGCGATCCGCGCCGGCGTGGACGGACGCGAGGTCCACCGCGCAGTCACCGCTTGTTTCGAGGAAGCCGGTTATGAGACCCGCCACGGCAAGGGCGGCTCGGTGGGTTTCTTCCACGGCACCGGCCACGGGCTCGGCCTGGAAGTGCACGACCCCGGCCGCATCTCGCCCTTGATCGCCACGCCGCTGAAGAAGGGCTCCGTGCTGACGGTCGAACCCGGCCTCTACTACCCCGGCCTCGGCGGATGCCGCTGGGAAGACGTCGTGCAGGTCACCGCCACGGGTTCGACGATGCTTTCGCGTCATCCGTATCAGTGGGAGATCCGGTAAAACCGACGCCACCGGTCATCCTGAACGCCGTGAAGGATCCAGCAGCATGATCACTGCGGTCATCACCCTGGATTCTTCGCTTCGCTCAGAATGACAAGTAGGCGTTAATTGATCCCCACCCACCCATGCCCGAACTCGCCGAGGTTGAGTTTTTCCGCAAACGCTGGAGCGCCGGCCACGGCGCCAAGGTGCTCGCCGTGCGTCTGCACGAGGGCAAGAAAGTCTTCCGCGACTGCGACACGGGCGAACTGAGGCGGCGTTTGGCCGGGGCCAAGCTGCTCGGTTCCGCGTCCGCAGCCAAGCAGATGCTCTTCCGCTTCTCGGGCGAAAACTGGCTGGGCATCCATCTCGGCATGAGCGGTGAGACGCGCGTGGAGCCGCCCGACTACGTGGCCACGAAACACGATCACTTCATCCTCGTGCAGAAGGAACGGCAGCTGGTGTTCAACGACCCACGCATGTTCGGCGGCGTGCGGTTCCATCACGGCAAAGCGGCGCCCGCGTGGTGGACGAAGATTGCCCCGGCCATCCTGTCGCCCGCGTTCACCATGGAGGCCGTGGCGGATTTCCTGCGGCGCCGCGCCCGCGCGCCGATCAAGGCGGTGCTGCTGATGCAGGAGCGGTTTCCCGGCATCGGCAACTGGATGGCCGACGAGATTCTCTGGCGCGCCGCGCTCCACCCCAAGCGCCTCGCCGGCTCGCTGACAACCGCCGAGGTGCGCACGCTCCATCGCGAATGCCGCTTCGTCTGCCGGGGTGCGCTGAAATACAACGCCGGTGTCGGCGGCCCGTTGCCGGCCAGGCTGAACGAACTCATGCCTGCCTCCTGGCTGTTCAATCATCGCTGGGAGGACGGCGGGCGCTGCCCTCGCACCAACCAACTCCTGGTCCGCGAGGAAGTCGGCGGCCGCACGACGTGCTGGTCACCGGCCCGGCAAAGGCTACGCTGATCCCATGCCGGCCAAGCAACGTCTCGATGAACTCCTGGTGGCGCGCGGCCTCTCGCCTACGCGGGCGCAGGCCAAGGCGCTCATCATGTCGGGCCGCGTGCGCCACGGCACTGATCGGCTCGACAAGCCCGGCAAGGAATATCCGCCGGAGATCGAGCTGACCATCGACCAGCCGCCGCGCTTCGTGAGCCGCGGCGGCGACAAGCTCACGGCCTACCTCGAACAGTTCCCGCTCGATCTCACCGGTGCGCATGTGCTCGACGTCGGCGCCTCGACCGGCGGCTTCACCGACTGCGCGCTCCAGGCCGGCGCGGTCAGCGCCACCTGCGTGGACGTTGGTCACGGCCAGTTGCACGAAAGACTGCGCCGCGATCCGCGCGTAACCAACCTTGAAAAGGTCAACGCCCGCCATCTCGCCGCCGGCGACCTGCCGCGCGCCGACTACGATTTGGTCGTGATGGATCTCTCGTTTATCTCCCTGAAGAGCGTGCTGCCCGCCGTGTGGCCTTTCCTGCGCGCCGGCGGGACGCTCGTCGCCCTCGTGAAACCCCAGTTCGAAGCCGGCAAGGCCGAGGTGGACAAGGGCCAGGGCATCATCCGCGACGACGCCGTGCGCCGGCGCGTGCTGACCGAGGTGCGTGACTTCGCCCTGCAAGAGCTACCCGGTGCCACCCTCGTGGGGGACCTCGAATGCCCGGTCCACGGAGCCGACGGCAACCGGGAGTTCCTGCTGGGATTGAAGAAAGCCTGAGCCGCCTCCGGCGGATGACAGAGATGGAGGGATTGAACGTTGAACGTTCATCATGGGGTGTCCATCGTTCGCCCCATCCAATGGCTCCCATCCGCAGACTCGCCTTTGTCGTCAACACCGAGAAATCCGGCGCCGCCGCGCTGGCGCGCGAGCTGATCGCCATCGCCCGCACGGTGGGCGTGCGGCGCATCAAGAGCCGGCCCAACCGCAAGCTGCCCGCCGGCTACTTCAAGGGCTGTGACGCGGGCTGCATCATCGGCGGCGACGGCACCCTCCTCGGCGCGGTCAGCGAGGCGGCCGCGGCCGGCGTGCCGCTGATCGGCGTCAACCAGGGCAGCCTCGGCTACCTCACCAGCTTCACGCCCGACGAGGCGCGCGCCTGCTTCGGCGACATGCTGCTCGGCCACTACCGCATCGCCCCGCGCACGCTGCTGGAGTGCCGCACCGGCCCGCAGCGCCGCGACCTCGCGCTCAACGACGTGCTCATCAAGGCGGAGGTCAACTCCCAGCTGGTGCGCCTCGAGGTGTGCGCCGACGGCGAACTCGTGACCGATTACCTGTGCGACGGTCTCGTGCTCTCCACGCCGACCGGCTCGACCGCCTACAATCTCTCGGCCGGCGGCCCGATCATCCACCCGGGCGCCGGCGTGATTGCGATGACTCCGATCTGCCCGCATACGCTCAGCAACCGCACCATCGTGTTCAAGGACACGGTCAAGCTCAGCGTGGTCAATTGCACGCCCGGCACGCGACTGCTCGTCGCAATGGACGGCCAGCGCAACCGCACCGTGGTCAAGGGCTCCGCCATCGAGGTCACGGTCTCCCGGCGCCAGCTCGCCCTCGTGCACCGGCGCGACTACCGCCACTTCGGCGTCATGCGCGCCAAACTCAAGTGGAGCGGCGGCCTGACGGACAAGAAGTGAGTCGGGCGCTCCGGCGCAGGATCACTTCTTCTTCCACTGTCCGCCTTCGTCCTGAATCCAGACACCGGCCTTGCTGCCGCTGGCGATTTGCCGGGCGCGGGCCTTGCCGACGGCCTCGGGCGTGGCCCCGGTCTGCTTCGCGATGAGGGCATAGACCGCTTCGCGGTCGCGGTTCTCGTCGGTGATGACGGTGCCGCTGCCAGCCTTGCCAGCGGGCGGCACCTCGAGGAAGCCACGGTTGTTTTCGCCGACCGCGCCCTCGGCCTTGAGGGCGTCGATGGCGGGGAGGCGCTGCTCCATGCGGCGGCGAAGGTCGGCGGCGCTGTCCGCGTGGGCGACCACGGCCGAGAGGGTGACAAAGGCGAGGCAGGTAAGGAGACGGGAGGTCATGGGCGTCAGGACTTCGGGGTTTCGTGGGTGGCGGACTTGCTGTCGAGCTCGCCGAAGAAGTCGTCGAGGGCGCGGTCCACCTTCACGTTCACATCCACGGTGATATGGATCGGTTTCACTTCGATCGGCGTGGTCTTCACGTTCACGCAGCCGGAAAACAGGGCCGGCAGACAGGCGGACGTGAGCAGGAGAAAACGTTTCATGGGAAAAATTGGACCACGGATTTCAGGGTTAGGCACGGATTAAATCCATTGGCAGCAGGCCGGGTTGGTTTCCCGATTGAGTCAGCCGGCTCAAGGTTTGGTTCCCGTTTTGATCCCGCCCTTCAGTCCGAGGTTGAGCAGGCTTTCGATCGGGCCGTTGACGTTAAGGTCGAGCGTGACGGGCGCCTTGACCCGCGGATCGACCGGCTCCCCTGCGATGCGCAGCTGGGCGGTGCGGTTGGGCGGGGCGTTGGGCGGACGGACCTCGAGGCGCAGTTCCGTGACCTTGAGCTTGAGCAGGCCGTCCTCGACCTGCTTGAGCACCGCGTAGTTGGCGCTTTTGGGCGACGTGCCCGCGGTCAGGAGCCCCTCGGCGTGGAACTCGATCTCCAGGCTCTGGCCCTCGGCCAGGCCCAGCCATCCAGTCCCCAGCTGCAGGGCGCCGCCCTCGTAGCGCAGCGGCAGGCGTCCACTCAACGCCCCGGTCGCCCGGGCCGGAAGGTTTTGCGTGAGCGCGAGCACGTCTTCTGCGCGGATCGCCTCGGCGCGCACCACGGCCTGGATGGCGGGGTTGCTGAAGCGATGGGTGAACGGCTCCACGTGCAGGACCCCACCGAGGGCGCGCACGGACAGCGCCGACACCTCCACCTGTTCCGCCGTGGCGCTGGCCGCCTCCGCGTTGAGATCGGTCATGGCCACGGTGCCGGCGGTGAGTTTTTCGGCGCGCACCGCCACCCCGGTGGCCCGGAGCGCGGCCAGGTCCACCGCCGGCACGTCCATCTCCACGCCCTCGGCCACCACGGCGAGAGCGGGATTAGCCAGGCGACCTTGGCGGAGATGAAACTCCCCCCGCCCCGCAAGCGCTCCCTCTTGGAAACTCCCCTGCACGTCACCGTTCACCACGCCGGCGAACTCCCACGGCCCGGCGGGCAGCGGCAGCCAGTGTTCCAGCCAGGCCCGCCAGGGCAGCACGTCGAGCTGCAACGAGGTTGTCTGAAATTCGGTCCTGCCAGTGACTGGTGCGTAGCTGCCTGCGAGCGCCAGGTTCAGACCCGGGGCCGTCACCACCGCGGTCCCGCCCCACTCTTTTGTCGCCAGCGGTTGCACGGCAAATTGCACCACCAGGGCCTGCTCCAATTTGCCACCGGCCCGCAGCGTGACCAGGCCGTCGAAAGAGATGCCCTCCAGCGGCAACGAGGGCGGAGCGGTCGGGGTGCTCCCGTGCTTGGCGGTTGCCGGCTGGCTGGCGGTCATCTGGTCCACCTCGACGTCCACCCGGGCTGACTGCACGCGAAGGCGGCCCAACGAGGGCGACCACCAATGTGCCCGTTCGAGGGTGGTCCGCTCCGCGGCGAAGCGCACGGCATCGAGTCGGAAGGCCAGGTCATCCAGCTCCATGCGCCAGGGCGAAACCCTGGCCACATCGAAGGCAATCTCCGTGGCCCCGCCGGCCTTCAGCGCCGCGCCCAGGGCCCAGGGCAAGGCCGCCCATCGCGCCGCCGCGATCCCCGCCACCGCTGTCACGGACAGAACCACGAGCACACTGAGACGGAATTTGCGCGGGGACTTGGGCATGGGACGGTGATGTGATAAGACGGCGGGCCGGGCAGGATGTTTCCCGATGAACGTCTTCGCCCGCGGCGGCGTCGAGTAGTTTCGGGCCCGGACCGCGCGTGCCGGATTGCCTTCCGACCCAAGCCGGGCTCTCGTGAACCCATGAGAATCTGCGCCCGCCTGCTCGCGCTGTTTTGCCTGGGCCTCTGGAGCGGCTGCGCCAGCAATCCGGAATCCACCTCCTACGAGGAATGGAAACAGGAGCAGAAAGCCCGGTGGCAGGCCCGGCAGGCCGGCATCGAATACAAGACCAAGGCCGAAGTACGGAAGGAGGCGGAGGAGATGCGCGCCATCGCCACCGAGGTCATGAACAGCGCGGTCAAACCCGCACCCGCCGCACCGGCCGCGCCCACGGCCGAAGAGAATAAGGCTTTGCCCCGGTAACGCCCTTCCCGTTCGCTCGGCCATGATGACCGCCTCTCCCGCCGCAATCATCCAGCGCCAGCTCGACGCCTACAACGCCCGCGAGCTCGAAACGCTCCTGCAGATCTACGCCGACGAGGCGGAGCTCTACGAATTTCCCGCGACGCTGCTCGCCCGCGGCACGGCGGCCCTGCGCGAGCGTTTTGCCACGCGCTTCCGGGAGCCCAACCTCCACGCCGCCCTGCTCCACCGCATCGTCGCAGGCGACACGGTCATCGACCACGAGCGCGTCACCCGCACTTTCCCCGAGGGCCCGGGCACCATCGAACTGACCATGATCTACCAGGTGCAGCACGGCCGCATTGTCCGGGCCTGGAGCATCGCCGGCCCCAAAACCCTGGCCGGTGACTGAAGTGCGCCAATATTTGCGCAGCTTGCGCCCTTGAGTCCGCGCAGCCAGCCGCCAGCCTCGACGCGTTTCAACCTCCATCCCCATGAACCAACCCCTCCGTTTCATTTCCACGCTGCGCGGCCTGTGCGCGCTCGCGCTCATTGCCGGACTGGCCTTCGTCGCCCCGGCCCTCAACGCCGCCGAAAAGGCGCCCGCCCTGCCCCTCAAGGCCTCGTTCGAGAAAGTCGCCAGCACCGAGGGCACGCCCTTTGTGCTGCATCTCAAGAACGAGTCCAAGGACTCGCTCAAGGTCAGCGGCAAGGTCCTGCTCAGCGTGGTCCATCACGCCATGGACAAGGCCCGGGCGGTGCCCGAGGCGACCGTGGCGGCCGGCGCTTCGCTGACCATCAAGGACCTCTCCGCCGAAGACCGCGTGGTGCTGACCGCCGCCGGCTACGAGTCCCTTGAGATTCGGGTGCCCGCCAAGCCCTGAACCAGGCCAATCGCGACTCACTTGCAGCGCGCCCCGCGGGGCGCGCTTTTTCATGCCAGTCAACCGTATGGCAGATTTTCTCCTTCCGGTAACTGCGTGACACTGCACGCTCTTGCGCCGTGCAGCCCGACGAAGTCACGCCTCTCCTCCAGCGGATCAACGCCGGCGACCCCACTGCCGCCGAGGAACTCCTGCCTCTGGTCTATGGGGAACTGCGCCGGCTCGCCGCCTCACGCATGGCGCGCGAGTCCCCCGGGCAGACCCTGCAAGCCACCGCCTTGGTGCACGAGGCCTGGCTGCGCCTCGGGGGCGACGCCCAGCCCGCGTGGGCCAATCGCGCACACTTCTTCGCCGCCGCCGCCGAGGCCATGCGCCGCATCCTCATCGACAACGCGCGCCGCAAACAAGCCGTCCGGCACGGCGGCAAGCTCCAGAAAGTCAGCGCCAACGAAACCGCCTTCGACCTGCCGGCCGACCTGGCGGACGACAACGAGCTGCTCCTGATCAACGAAGCTCTCGAAGCCTTTGCCCAGCATGATGCGCGCAAGGCCGAGCTGGTGAAACAACGCTACTTTGTCGGCCTGACGATCGAGGAGGCCGCCCAGGTTCTCGGCATTTCCGAACGCACGGCCAAGCGCGACTGGGTGTACGCGCGCACCTGGCTGTTCAATGAGGTTAAGCGCCTCCGGGGCTAGCCTGCCGGAGCGGGCCCTGTCCTCTTCCATGGCAAAAACCCGCATTGGAGGCATGCCCCGCTGACTTGAAGCCGGACGACGACATTTTCGCCGAAGCTCTGGAACTGCCCGCTGCCGAGCGGCCGGCGTTCCTTGATCGTGCCTGTGCAGGTCAGCCCGACGCCCGCGCCCGGATCGAGGCGTTGCTGTCGGCGCATGACGAGGCCCAGCGTTTCCTGGAACGCCCGCTGACCGTGCGCCCCCCCGCCGGGCCCGAGGAGGAACCCGGCACGGTAATTGGTCCCTACACCTTGCGCGAGCGGATCGGCGAGGGCGGCTGCGGCGTCGTGTGGCTGGCCCAGCAGTCCACGCCCCTGCGCCGCTTCGTCGCCCTCAAGGTCATCAAGCCCGGCATGGACACGCGCAGCGTCATCGCCCGATTCGAAAGCGAGCGGCAGACCCTCGCGCTGATGACCCACCCGGACATCGCCCGGATCTACGATGCGGGCACCACCCCGGCCGGCCGGCCCTACTTCGTGATGGAATATGTCGAGGGGATCCCCATCACGCGTTTTTGCGACGAACACAGCCTCGCGATGGAGCGACGGCTGGAACTGTTCGCCCGTGTCTGTCTCGCCCTCCAGCACGCCCACCAGAAGGGAGTCATCCACCGCGACCTCAAGCCCTCCAACATCCTCGTCTCGCTCCGCGACGGCGCACCATGTCCCAAGATCATCGATTTCGGCATCGCCAAGGCCACGACGGGCGGCATGGGCGGCGAAACCCTGCACACCGAACTGGGGCTGTTCATGGGCACGCCCGCCTACATGAGCCCGGAGCAGGCGGAACTGCGGCACGACGACGTGGACACGCGCAGCGACGTCTATGCGCTCGGGGTGCTGCTCTATGAACTGCTGACCGGCCGGCCGCCCTATGACCCGAAGGAACTGGTGCGCGCCGGTGTGTTTGAGATCCGTCGCATCATCCGCGAAGTGGATCCGCCGCGCCCGTCCACCCGGCTTTCGACGCTGACCGTGGAGGACCGGGACACCGTGGCCCGCCAGCGCGGGGCGGCGCCGCCGCGCCTGACGGCGGTCCTGAAAGGCGACCTCGACTGGATCGTGATGCGCTGCCTGGAGAAGGAGCGCGACCGCCGCTACGGCACGGCCGCCGCGCTCGCCGAGGATGTGCAACGCCACCTGCGGCAGCAACCCGTCGAGGCCCGCCCGCCGCATGCGCTCTACCGCCTGCAAAAATTTGCGCTCCGCAACCGCCTCGCGGTGGCCGCGGTCACGGCCGTGACGCTTGCCCTCGTGGCCGGCACGACCGTGAGCACCTGGCAGGCGGTGCGCGCCACGCGGGCGGAGCGCCTCGCCGCCACCGAACGCGACGCCGCGCTCGCCGCCCGAGGGGCCGAGGCAGCGGCGCGCGCCGACGCCCAACGCCGCCAGGAGCAGGCCGAGGCGTTGCTCACCTTCATGCTCGGCGATTTCCGCACCGAGCTGCAGAAGATCGGCCGCCTCGAGCTGCTCGACCGCATCAGCGCGCAGGCGATGGAATATTTTGAATCGCTCGATTTGCGCGACGTCACCGACACCGCCCTCACGCGCCAGGCCAAGGCGCTGACCCAGCTCGGCGAGGTGCGGCTCGAGCAGGCGCGCTTCGCCGAGGCCGAGCAGGCGTTCACCGCCGCCCACGCCCGCGCCGCCGCGCTGGCGGCCCGCCATCCGCAAAACGGGGACATGCTCTACGAACGCGCCCAGGCCGAATTTTGGATCGGCTTCGCCGCCCGCCGGCGCGGCGATCTGGCGCGTCAGCGCGA
This DNA window, taken from Oleiharenicola lentus, encodes the following:
- a CDS encoding M24 family metallopeptidase; translated protein: MKLPPPLIYASTHHSADQLYFGRVEVHDPFLAFGLPDGTKVTVQSPLEFGRVKKTSVFGRVLPLDDWRTKAREKFGPKAGLAEMIATVTRAHGLRRFRVADDFPSHLYLKLTKLGLKLDLAGGMLFPEREIKTAAEAAAVREGNRLCSVGFTAAEKILRAARIKGRTLVHRGSVLTSENLRFALETAIREQGGDPRDTIVAGGDQACDPHERGSGPLRPHELIIIDVFPRVLKTGYYGDMTRTYLKGRPREVQRRLVATVRDAQKRALNAIRAGVDGREVHRAVTACFEEAGYETRHGKGGSVGFFHGTGHGLGLEVHDPGRISPLIATPLKKGSVLTVEPGLYYPGLGGCRWEDVVQVTATGSTMLSRHPYQWEIR
- a CDS encoding Fpg/Nei family DNA glycosylase; translated protein: MPELAEVEFFRKRWSAGHGAKVLAVRLHEGKKVFRDCDTGELRRRLAGAKLLGSASAAKQMLFRFSGENWLGIHLGMSGETRVEPPDYVATKHDHFILVQKERQLVFNDPRMFGGVRFHHGKAAPAWWTKIAPAILSPAFTMEAVADFLRRRARAPIKAVLLMQERFPGIGNWMADEILWRAALHPKRLAGSLTTAEVRTLHRECRFVCRGALKYNAGVGGPLPARLNELMPASWLFNHRWEDGGRCPRTNQLLVREEVGGRTTCWSPARQRLR
- a CDS encoding TlyA family RNA methyltransferase, producing the protein MPAKQRLDELLVARGLSPTRAQAKALIMSGRVRHGTDRLDKPGKEYPPEIELTIDQPPRFVSRGGDKLTAYLEQFPLDLTGAHVLDVGASTGGFTDCALQAGAVSATCVDVGHGQLHERLRRDPRVTNLEKVNARHLAAGDLPRADYDLVVMDLSFISLKSVLPAVWPFLRAGGTLVALVKPQFEAGKAEVDKGQGIIRDDAVRRRVLTEVRDFALQELPGATLVGDLECPVHGADGNREFLLGLKKA
- a CDS encoding NAD(+)/NADH kinase; amino-acid sequence: MAPIRRLAFVVNTEKSGAAALARELIAIARTVGVRRIKSRPNRKLPAGYFKGCDAGCIIGGDGTLLGAVSEAAAAGVPLIGVNQGSLGYLTSFTPDEARACFGDMLLGHYRIAPRTLLECRTGPQRRDLALNDVLIKAEVNSQLVRLEVCADGELVTDYLCDGLVLSTPTGSTAYNLSAGGPIIHPGAGVIAMTPICPHTLSNRTIVFKDTVKLSVVNCTPGTRLLVAMDGQRNRTVVKGSAIEVTVSRRQLALVHRRDYRHFGVMRAKLKWSGGLTDKK
- a CDS encoding YdbL family protein, whose translation is MTSRLLTCLAFVTLSAVVAHADSAADLRRRMEQRLPAIDALKAEGAVGENNRGFLEVPPAGKAGSGTVITDENRDREAVYALIAKQTGATPEAVGKARARQIASGSKAGVWIQDEGGQWKKK
- a CDS encoding YnbE family lipoprotein → MKRFLLLTSACLPALFSGCVNVKTTPIEVKPIHITVDVNVKVDRALDDFFGELDSKSATHETPKS
- a CDS encoding intermembrane phospholipid transport protein YdbH family protein; translated protein: MPKSPRKFRLSVLVVLSVTAVAGIAAARWAALPWALGAALKAGGATEIAFDVARVSPWRMELDDLAFRLDAVRFAAERTTLERAHWWSPSLGRLRVQSARVDVEVDQMTASQPATAKHGSTPTAPPSLPLEGISFDGLVTLRAGGKLEQALVVQFAVQPLATKEWGGTAVVTAPGLNLALAGSYAPVTGRTEFQTTSLQLDVLPWRAWLEHWLPLPAGPWEFAGVVNGDVQGSFQEGALAGRGEFHLRQGRLANPALAVVAEGVEMDVPAVDLAALRATGVAVRAEKLTAGTVAMTDLNAEAASATAEQVEVSALSVRALGGVLHVEPFTHRFSNPAIQAVVRAEAIRAEDVLALTQNLPARATGALSGRLPLRYEGGALQLGTGWLGLAEGQSLEIEFHAEGLLTAGTSPKSANYAVLKQVEDGLLKLKVTELRLEVRPPNAPPNRTAQLRIAGEPVDPRVKAPVTLDLNVNGPIESLLNLGLKGGIKTGTKP
- a CDS encoding nuclear transport factor 2 family protein; the encoded protein is MMTASPAAIIQRQLDAYNARELETLLQIYADEAELYEFPATLLARGTAALRERFATRFREPNLHAALLHRIVAGDTVIDHERVTRTFPEGPGTIELTMIYQVQHGRIVRAWSIAGPKTLAGD
- a CDS encoding ECF-type sigma factor; this translates as MQPDEVTPLLQRINAGDPTAAEELLPLVYGELRRLAASRMARESPGQTLQATALVHEAWLRLGGDAQPAWANRAHFFAAAAEAMRRILIDNARRKQAVRHGGKLQKVSANETAFDLPADLADDNELLLINEALEAFAQHDARKAELVKQRYFVGLTIEEAAQVLGISERTAKRDWVYARTWLFNEVKRLRG
- a CDS encoding serine/threonine-protein kinase; this encodes MKPDDDIFAEALELPAAERPAFLDRACAGQPDARARIEALLSAHDEAQRFLERPLTVRPPAGPEEEPGTVIGPYTLRERIGEGGCGVVWLAQQSTPLRRFVALKVIKPGMDTRSVIARFESERQTLALMTHPDIARIYDAGTTPAGRPYFVMEYVEGIPITRFCDEHSLAMERRLELFARVCLALQHAHQKGVIHRDLKPSNILVSLRDGAPCPKIIDFGIAKATTGGMGGETLHTELGLFMGTPAYMSPEQAELRHDDVDTRSDVYALGVLLYELLTGRPPYDPKELVRAGVFEIRRIIREVDPPRPSTRLSTLTVEDRDTVARQRGAAPPRLTAVLKGDLDWIVMRCLEKERDRRYGTAAALAEDVQRHLRQQPVEARPPHALYRLQKFALRNRLAVAAVTAVTLALVAGTTVSTWQAVRATRAERLAATERDAALAARGAEAAARADAQRRQEQAEALLTFMLGDFRTELQKIGRLELLDRISAQAMEYFESLDLRDVTDTALTRQAKALTQLGEVRLEQARFAEAEQAFTAAHARAAALAARHPQNGDMLYERAQAEFWIGFAARRRGDLARQREWLVKYRDTGVALAALEGATRRSHLELASGHHNLAVLDVDAGNFAPAQAGFVAEMAALAPLLAAAPNDPELLYRRADGASWLGTIAERNGRYPEAADHYTTMAGLYERLAQLEPADARWQFELAQSLTFAGTISAISGERARAAGKYSEAMAVLQKLVALDPANKRWQSVLLRLQLTQAALRLAPPAALLPTVSEVRKKFVTLAAAEPASVNFARLAVMAWTHEAGLLLSEARLAEAHDAIAQARPAAERLWLNPQADIWTRHLACHVLIMEGRIAAARGQPLPADHWRLAAEVLGPADRAQDWRLLEPAALIAVLSGDSAAAAPLVARLKAFGHRSADPYVAATLGLTE